The proteins below come from a single Corylus avellana chromosome ca3, CavTom2PMs-1.0 genomic window:
- the LOC132173576 gene encoding serine/threonine-protein kinase BLUS1-like, translating into MAHEEEEEAKRVVQYPLDSKYYLILDEAGVGASTSVYKAVCLPMNSTVVAIKIIDLDQSWRWQSDPPPLSHPNILSAHCSFQVDDRLWVVMPFMSAGSLQTIMSYSFPDGLPEPCIAIILKETLTALSYLHSQQQPHKDINAGKILIDSNGSVKLAYFGVLPSIYDSWSSIQQTDALYCIHSEQGYGINADIWSLGITAFELAHGLPILSHPTPSKLKNLSKPFRDLLVSCLQLDPSKRPSAETLLKHPFFKNSKGSDFLVENVLQGLPSVEKRFKESKINLLERLMTNNNGDDENEEEGDEGDSARQSIKQTRISGLSFDEDGFELDPVCPTESTDDSAVIIEDEGGESGELIPSSPGQVEEEAAQVGWYNRGEALVKEEEEEGDEGDSARQSIKQTRISGLSFDEDGFELDPVCPTESTDDSAVIIEDEGGESGELIPSSPGQVEEEAAQVGWYSGGEALVVGLVELKRSLDLQRTVSDLIGSGLLREEEGGEMSKEEQMAQLIEWQRAELENERNRKLELEMELSFLKLQFSASHDTGDTAAVWSDWHWCSGASDADWE; encoded by the coding sequence ATGGctcacgaagaagaagaagaggctaAAAGGGTGGTCCAATACCCATTGGACTCAAAGTACTACTTGATTCTTGATGAAGCTGGTGTTGGTGCTAGCACTTCTGTTTACAAGGCGGTCTGCCTGCCTATGAACTCCACGGTGGTGGCAATCAAAATCATCGATCTTGATCAATCATGGCGGTGGCAATCAGACCCACCGCCTCTGTCCCACCCAAATATCCTAAGCGCTCACTGTTCCTTCCAGGTTGATGATCGCCTTTGGGTGGTGATGCCATTCATGTCCGCCGGTTCTTTACAAACCATAATGTCTTATTCCTTCCCAGACGGCCTACCCGAGCCCTGCATTGCCATAATTCTCAAAGAAACTCTAACCGCCTTGTCCTATCTTCACAGCCAACAACAACCTCACAAAGACATCAATGCCGGTAAAATCCTCATTGACTCAAATGGGTCCGTGAAGCTTGCATACTTTGGAGTGTTGCCATCAATCTACGATTCTTGGAGTTCAATTCAGCAAACGGACGCTCTGTATTGCATACACTCGGAACAGGGGTACGGTATAAACGCTGATATATGGTCCTTAGGGATCACTGCATTTGAATTGGCCCATGGACTCCCTATTCTGTCTCACCCCACTCCTTCAAAGCTCAAGAATCTCTCCAAGCCTTTCAGAGACTTGCTGGTTTCGTGTCTCCAGCTAGACCCATCAAAGCGGCCCTCGGCAGAGACATTGTTGAAGCATCCCTTCTTCAAGAATAGTAAGGGTTCGGATTTTCTTGTAGAGAATGTCTTGCAGGGGCTGCCTAGTGTTGAAAAAAGGTTCAAGGAAAGCAAGATTAATTTACTTGAGCGGTTGATGACAAATAACAATGGCGATGATGAGAATGAGGAGGAGGGCGACGAGGGTGACTCAGCAAGGCAGAGTATAAAACAGACAAGGATCAGTGGGTTGAGCTTCGACGAGGACGGGTTTGAACTCGACCCAGTGTGCCCAACCGAGTCCACCGACGATTCAGCAGTAATAATTGAAGATGAGGGAGGTGAGTCTGGCGAGTTAATTCCGAGTTCCCCTGGTCAGGTTGAGGAAGAGGCGGCCCAAGTGGGTTGGTATAATCGTGGGGAAGCCCTggtgaaggaggaggaggaggagggcgACGAGGGTGACTCAGCGAGGCAGAGTATAAAACAGACAAGGATCAGTGGGTTGAGCTTCGACGAGGACGGGTTTGAACTCGACCCAGTGTGCCCAACCGAGTCCACCGACGATTCAGCAGTAATAATTGAAGATGAGGGAGGTGAGTCTGGCGAGTTAATTCCGAGTTCACCTGGTCAGGTTGAGGAAGAGGCGGCCCAAGTGGGTTGGTATAGTGGTGGGGAAGCCCTGGTGGTGGGCCTGGTGGAGCTGAAGAGGAGCTTGGATCTGCAGAGGACGGTGAGCGATCTGATTGGATCTGGGTTGTTACGTGAGGAGGAAGGTGGGGAGATGAGCAAGGAGGAGCAGATGGCTCAGCTTATTGAGTGGCAGAGGGCTGAGTTGGAGAATGAGAGAAACAGGAAGTTGGAGTTGGAGATGGAGTTGAGTTTTCTCAAGCTTCAATTTTCTGCTTCCCATGACACTGGTGATACTGCTGCTGTATGGAGTGATTGGCATTGGTGCAGCGGTGCTAGTGATGCTGATTGGGAGTGA
- the LOC132173578 gene encoding serine/threonine-protein kinase BLUS1-like: MAYEEEEEAKRIVQYPLDSKYYLILDEAGVGASTSVYKAVCLPMNSTVVAIKIIDVDQSWRWQSNPPPLSHPNILSAHCSFQVDYRLWVVMPFMSAGSLQSIMSYSFPDGLPEPCIAIILKETLTALSYLHSQQQPHKDINAGKILIDSNGSVKLAYFGVLPSIYDSWSSIQQTDALYCVHSEQGYGIKADIWSLGITALELAHGRPPLSLPSPSKLKNLSKPFRDVLVSCLQQDPSKRPSAETLLKHPVFKNCGGSDFLVENVLQGLPSVEERFKQLKTNNNGDDEIRVCGLSFKEDGFKLDPVFPTESTDDSAVKQVRFGGESVTIEDDGGESGELSPSSPGQVVEEAAQVGCYSGGEAVPVDLVSMKRSLEEMAQLIEWQKAELESVKERKLKLKVELSKLEEELSLLKLQISDELSHLKLT; the protein is encoded by the coding sequence ATGGCttacgaagaagaagaagaggctaAAAGGATCGTCCAATACCCATTGGACTCAAAGTACTACTTGATTCTTGATGAAGCTGGTGTTGGTGCTAGCACTTCTGTTTACAAGGCGGTCTGCCTGCCCATGAACTCCACGGTGGTGGCAATCAAAATCATCGATGTTGATCAATCATGGCGGTGGCAATCAAACCCACCGCCTCTGTCCCACCCAAATATCCTAAGCGCTCACTGTTCCTTCCAGGTTGATTATCGCCTTTGGGTGGTGATGCCATTCATGTCCGCCGGTTCTTTACAATCCATAATGTCTTATTCCTTCCCAGACGGCCTACCCGAGCCCTGCATTGCCATAATTCTCAAAGAAACTCTAACCGCCTTGTCCTATCTTCACAGCCAACAACAACCTCACAAAGACATCAATGCCGGTAAAATCCTCATTGACTCAAATGGGTCGGTGAAGCTTGCATACTTTGGAGTGTTGCCATCAATCTACGATTCTTGGAGTTCAATTCAGCAAACGGACGCTCTGTATTGCGTACACTCAGAACAGGGGTACGGTATAAAGGCTGATATATGGTCCTTAGGGATCACTGCATTAGAATTGGCCCATGGACGCCCTCCTCTGTCTCTCCCCTCTCCTTCAAAGCTCAAGAATCTCTCCAAGCCTTTCAGAGACGTGCTGGTTTCGTGTCTCCAGCAAGACCCATCAAAGAGGCCCTCGGCAGAGACATTGTTGAAGCATCCCGTCTTCAAGAATTGCGGGGGTTCGGATTTTCTTGTAGAGAATGTCTTGCAGGGGCTGCCCAGTGTTGAAGAAAGGTTCAAGCAGTTGAAGACAAATAACAATGGTGACGATGAGATAAGGGTCTGTGGGTTGAGCTTCAAAGAGGACGGGTTTAAACTCGACCCAGTGTTCCCAACCGAGTCCACGGACGATTCAGCTGTGAAACAAGTCCGGTTTGGCGGTGAATCTGTGACAATTGAAGACGATGGAGGTGAGTCTGGCGAGTTGAGTCCGAGTTCACCTGGTCAGGTTGTGGAAGAGGCGGCCCAAGTGGGATGTTATAGTGGTGGGGAAGCGGTGCCGGTGGATCTGGTTTCGATGAAGAGGAGCTTGGAGGAGATGGCTCAGCTTATTGAGTGGCAGAAGGCTGAGTTGGAGAGTGTGAAAGAGAGGAAGTTGAAGTTGAAGGTGGAGTTGAGTAAGTTGGAGGAGGAGTTGAGTCTTCTCAAGCTTCAAATTTCTGATGAGTTGAGCCATCTCAAGCTCACATGA